A window of the Bdellovibrio sp. ZAP7 genome harbors these coding sequences:
- a CDS encoding YceI family protein: protein MMKTFVTAMVLVFAVSGAQAKSKGKAAKADATKTEAYKIDTKESTVAWKGTKKAGSSHNGHISVKDGEVQVDSKGQITTGQVNIDMTTITNEDLKDAEYNKKLVGHLASNDFFDTAKFPVTTFKVLSVTPVSKDEVTVKGELTMIGKTNPIEFPAKVTVDKGVVTGEATVKVDRTKWGLKYGSGNFFKELTADKIISDEFEMNLKLVAKK, encoded by the coding sequence ATGATGAAGACATTTGTAACGGCAATGGTTTTGGTTTTTGCAGTATCTGGCGCTCAAGCGAAATCTAAAGGTAAGGCTGCAAAAGCAGACGCAACTAAAACGGAAGCTTACAAAATCGATACTAAAGAGAGCACAGTTGCATGGAAAGGCACTAAAAAAGCTGGTTCTTCTCACAACGGTCATATCTCTGTAAAAGATGGTGAAGTTCAAGTTGATAGCAAAGGTCAAATCACAACTGGTCAAGTGAACATCGACATGACGACAATCACAAATGAAGATTTGAAAGATGCTGAATACAACAAGAAGCTTGTTGGTCACTTGGCAAGCAACGACTTCTTTGACACAGCAAAATTCCCGGTGACTACATTCAAAGTTCTTAGCGTAACACCTGTTTCCAAGGACGAAGTGACTGTTAAAGGTGAATTGACGATGATTGGTAAAACAAACCCGATCGAATTCCCTGCAAAAGTCACTGTTGATAAAGGAGTTGTAACTGGCGAAGCGACTGTTAAAGTTGACCGCACTAAATGGGGTCTTAAATATGGATCTGGCAACTTCTTCAAAGAATTGACTGCAGACAAAATCATCAGTGACGAGTTCGAAATGAATTTGAAACTTGTCGCTAAAAAATAG